A window of Ictidomys tridecemlineatus isolate mIctTri1 chromosome 15, mIctTri1.hap1, whole genome shotgun sequence contains these coding sequences:
- the Ckm gene encoding creatine kinase M-type: MPFGNTHNKFKLNFKPEEEYPDLSKHNNHMAKVLTPDLYKKLRDKETPSGFTLDDVIQTGVDNPGHPFIMTVGCVAGDEESYTVFKDLFDPIIQDRHGGYKPTDKHKTDLNHENLKGGDDLDPNYVLSSRVRTGRSIKGYTLPPHCSRGERRAVEKLSVEALNSLTGEFKGKYYPLKGMTEQEQQQLIDDHFLFDKPVSPLLLASGMARDWPDARGIWHNDNKSFLVWVNEEDHLRVISMEKGGNMKEVFRRFCVGLQKIEEIFKKAGHPFMWNEHLGYVLTCPSNLGTGLRGGVHVKLPHLSKHAKFEEILTRLRLQKRGTGGVDTAAVGSVFDISNADRLGSSEVEQVQLVVDGVKLMVEMEKKLEKGQSIDDMIPAQK; the protein is encoded by the exons ATGCCGTTCGGCAACACCCACAACAAGTTCAAGCTGAACTTCAAGCCTGAGGAGGAGTACCCAGACCTCAGCAAGCACAACAACCACATGGCCAAGGTGCTGACCCCTGACCTCTACAAGAAGCTGCGGGACAAGGAGACGCCGTCGGGCTTCACCCTGGATGACGTCATCCAGACGGGTGTGGACAACCCAG GCCACCCTTTCATCATGACCGTGGGCTGCGTGGCCGGGGACGAGGAGTCCTACACGGTTTTCAAGGATCTCTTCGACCCCATCATCCAGGACCGACACGGGGGCTACAAACCCACCGACAAGCACAAGACGGACCTCAACCACGAGAACCTCAAG GGCGGAGACGACCTGGACCCCAACTACGTGCTGAGCAGCCGCGTGCGCACCGGCCGCAGCATCAAGGGCTACACGCTGCCCCCGCACTGCTCCCGCGGCGAGCGGCGCGCCGTGGAGAAGCTGTCGGTGGAAG CCCTCAACAGCCTGACGGGCGAGTTCAAGGGAAAGTACTATCCTCTGAAGGGCATGACcgagcaggagcagcagcagctcaTCGATGACCACTTCCTGTTCGACAAGCCTGTGTCCCCACTGCTGCTGGCCTCGGGCATGGCCCGCGACTGGCCCGACGCCAGAGGCATCTG GCACAATGACAACAAGAGCTTCCTGGTGTGGGTGAATGAGGAGGATCACCTCCGGGTCATCTCGATGGAGAAGGGGGGCAACATGAAGGAAGTTTTCCGTCGCTTCTGCGTGGGGCTGCAGAAG ATTGAGGAAATCTTTAAGAAGGCTGGCCACCCCTTCATGTGGAACGAGCACCTGGGTTACGTGCTGACCTGCCCATCCAACCTGGGCACTGGGTTGCGTGGAGGCGTGCATGTGAAGCTGCCACACCTGAGCAAGCACGCCAAGTTCGAGGAGATTCTCACCCGCCTGCGTCTGCAGAAGCGGGGCACAG GTGGCGTGGACACAGCTGCAGTGGGCTCTGTGTTTGACATATCCAACGCCGACCGGCTGGGCTCATCCGAGGTAGAGCAAGTGCAGCTGGTGGTGGACGGTGTGAAGCTCATGGTGGAAATGGAGAAGAAGCTGGAAAAGGGCCAGTCCATCGACGACATGATCCCTGCCCAGAAGTAG